The following proteins come from a genomic window of Thermoproteus sp.:
- a CDS encoding NDP-sugar synthase, with amino-acid sequence MGLRVAVIPIGGEAVRLRPLTVETSKAMVRILNRPLVEFTIVNLARQGIEEIIMGVRGYYNYKDIYDYFGEGYWLEREYGARIRLRYMPRAETRGNAEAVKISLEYYGIKEPVLVVQGDNLFEIDLDSFYKVHEAKRAFMTIALKEEERVEEFGVAAVDENLRILKFVEKPKRREDAPSNLVNTGLYILSEDFLGFFEGDVGSKLYREGLMDFGSNVIPAAIGAGLPVYGYITKGFWFDVGSPDRYLAAAQYLLERLGPSDLASEEILPRVFVQGTSPESLMFKRELKERINSGDLKVEGNVLIGRHVKIGRGVHLKNAVVDNYTIIEDGAEVVDSVIMDRSIVEAGAKVERSIVGRHGAIGRGAVVMGSVLGDDVSVGSRAVLINVKVWPHKAVSDGVKLENFVLS; translated from the coding sequence ATGGGCCTACGTGTGGCCGTAATCCCAATAGGCGGAGAGGCCGTCCGCCTGAGGCCTCTGACCGTCGAGACCTCCAAGGCCATGGTCCGCATCCTCAACAGACCCCTCGTGGAGTTCACCATAGTCAACCTGGCCAGGCAGGGAATTGAGGAGATCATTATGGGCGTGAGGGGCTACTACAACTATAAGGACATATATGACTATTTCGGCGAGGGGTACTGGCTAGAGCGGGAGTACGGAGCGAGGATACGGCTAAGGTATATGCCCAGGGCCGAGACTCGGGGCAATGCCGAAGCCGTCAAGATCTCCCTGGAGTACTACGGCATTAAGGAACCCGTGTTGGTGGTACAAGGCGACAACCTCTTCGAGATAGACCTCGACTCTTTCTATAAGGTCCACGAGGCCAAGAGGGCCTTCATGACTATAGCCCTCAAGGAGGAGGAGAGGGTGGAGGAGTTCGGCGTGGCCGCAGTCGACGAGAACTTGAGGATACTCAAGTTCGTGGAGAAGCCCAAACGCCGCGAAGACGCCCCCAGCAACCTCGTGAACACGGGCCTCTATATACTCTCGGAGGACTTTTTGGGCTTCTTCGAGGGCGATGTGGGCTCTAAGCTCTATAGGGAGGGCTTGATGGACTTCGGCTCCAACGTGATTCCGGCCGCTATAGGGGCCGGCCTCCCCGTCTACGGCTATATAACCAAGGGCTTTTGGTTCGACGTGGGGAGCCCTGACCGCTACCTCGCCGCAGCTCAATACCTACTGGAGAGGCTAGGACCCTCAGACCTAGCCTCAGAGGAGATTTTGCCTAGGGTCTTCGTCCAGGGCACCAGCCCGGAGTCGCTGATGTTCAAAAGGGAGCTCAAAGAGCGTATAAACTCCGGCGACTTGAAGGTTGAAGGCAACGTGCTCATTGGGAGGCACGTGAAGATTGGACGCGGCGTCCACCTCAAAAACGCCGTTGTGGACAACTATACGATTATAGAAGACGGCGCAGAGGTCGTCGACTCCGTGATCATGGACCGCTCCATAGTGGAGGCCGGCGCCAAGGTGGAAAGGTCCATTGTGGGCAGACATGGAGCCATCGGCAGGGGGGCCGTCGTGATGGGGTCTGTCCTCGGCGACGACGTCTCTGTGGGCTCCCGCGCCGTGCTCATCAACGTGAAGGTCTGGCCGCATAAGGCCGTCAGCGATGGCGTCAAGCTCGAAAATTTCGTGTTGAGCTGA
- a CDS encoding phosphoribosylanthranilate isomerase, whose protein sequence is MTLLKICGLTRLEDVELVDKLADYAGFIVDPSTGSPRRISAEAARELASTLSRAKAVAVFDAYSPADAVGLAARYDFPVAQIPEKFGEDIKELAKSFGISLAPVVLFGRDDVAAEARRLAQGSYEYVLIDAVKGSGVKYDFGLRLPLSLIEQVAKLERTAVAGGITPDNVDHVLKYRPYMVDVASGVESAPGVKDPAKVVALARKVKG, encoded by the coding sequence GTGACGCTCTTAAAGATATGCGGACTCACTAGGCTGGAAGACGTGGAGTTAGTCGACAAGCTGGCCGACTACGCCGGATTTATTGTAGACCCCTCGACGGGCTCTCCCAGGAGGATCTCCGCCGAGGCCGCTAGGGAGCTCGCATCGACCCTCTCTAGGGCCAAGGCCGTGGCGGTGTTTGACGCCTATAGCCCTGCCGATGCTGTAGGCCTGGCGGCTCGTTACGACTTCCCGGTGGCTCAGATCCCCGAGAAGTTCGGCGAGGACATCAAAGAGCTCGCAAAGAGCTTCGGGATATCCTTAGCGCCAGTGGTGTTGTTCGGCAGAGACGACGTGGCGGCCGAGGCGCGGCGGTTGGCGCAAGGCAGTTACGAGTACGTGTTGATCGACGCAGTGAAGGGGTCCGGCGTCAAGTACGACTTCGGCCTCAGGCTACCCCTAAGCCTAATAGAGCAAGTGGCCAAATTGGAGAGGACGGCGGTCGCCGGCGGGATTACGCCGGATAATGTGGACCACGTCTTGAAGTACAGACCCTATATGGTGGACGTCGCGAGTGGAGTCGAGTCTGCGCCCGGCGTCAAGGACCCCGCCAAAGTCGTCGCGTTGGCCCGTAAAGTCAAGGGTTAA
- the trpA gene encoding tryptophan synthase subunit alpha yields MASLPKPGLGVYITANWPNRDVFIRFLNAIRGIADFVEIGIPTDNPKYDGPFIRSSHKAVPIKGLEALRGFELPENAVLMGYAEDFADRLDELARAAADLGAVSVLLPDLLIDFPHLLDRYIEAIRAHGLEPTFFLPGKFPYALAERLAAYRPLFIYLGLYAATGIQLPVYVERNVKLARSHIGDVYLVAGFAIDSGEKARALVRAGADGLVVGTAAMKRLKEGGVDEAAKFLAEIRNAIR; encoded by the coding sequence ATGGCCTCGTTGCCTAAGCCGGGTCTCGGCGTCTATATAACCGCCAACTGGCCCAATAGGGATGTCTTTATCCGTTTTCTAAACGCCATTAGGGGCATTGCCGACTTCGTCGAGATAGGCATACCCACGGACAACCCGAAATACGATGGTCCGTTTATACGGTCTAGCCACAAGGCCGTGCCGATCAAGGGGCTTGAGGCGCTCCGCGGCTTCGAGCTCCCGGAGAACGCCGTCTTGATGGGATACGCCGAGGACTTCGCCGACAGGCTTGACGAGCTGGCGCGAGCCGCGGCGGACCTTGGCGCGGTCTCCGTGTTGTTGCCCGACTTGTTGATAGATTTCCCCCACCTCCTAGATAGATATATAGAGGCAATTAGGGCGCACGGCCTTGAGCCTACGTTCTTCCTGCCGGGCAAGTTCCCCTACGCCTTGGCCGAAAGGCTGGCGGCGTATAGGCCTTTGTTTATATACTTAGGCCTATACGCCGCGACTGGGATACAACTGCCGGTATACGTCGAGAGGAACGTCAAACTGGCGAGGAGCCATATCGGCGACGTATATCTGGTGGCGGGCTTCGCCATAGACAGCGGCGAGAAAGCTAGAGCTCTCGTGAGGGCTGGCGCCGACGGGCTCGTGGTGGGCACCGCCGCAATGAAGCGGCTTAAGGAGGGGGGCGTAGACGAGGCGGCTAAATTCCTCGCCGAAATAAGAAACGCGATTAGGTAG
- a CDS encoding HepT-like ribonuclease domain-containing protein: MREQLELLKRYSDELQRRLEAPSADIYALERLAELTAQSMIDLAAMYLLAKRGEKPPTYRALLEEFGRAMGLDPQRLGAVAALRNLLVHRYYSLSPEKELEAFRELVGIVPEVIGAAETLLKDPCLEDAKRLGPVFERHDVEYAYLFGSTAKRGCGRDLDIAVKFRRPKSLWQLAELARDVEDFLGLPDGAADLVDLDDAPPTFVLSLLERYEVIYGDVEGATAYLARRYTEALDLLITYGKAEQTSAR, from the coding sequence ATGAGAGAACAGCTGGAGCTCCTCAAGAGGTACTCGGACGAGCTACAGAGGAGGCTCGAGGCCCCTTCGGCCGACATATATGCACTGGAGAGGTTGGCGGAGCTGACGGCGCAGAGCATGATAGACCTAGCGGCGATGTACCTACTGGCCAAGAGGGGAGAAAAGCCGCCTACATATAGGGCGCTCTTGGAGGAATTCGGGAGGGCGATGGGGCTAGACCCTCAGAGGCTCGGCGCCGTGGCCGCCTTGAGGAATCTATTAGTTCATAGGTATTATTCGTTAAGCCCGGAGAAGGAGCTAGAGGCCTTTAGGGAGCTCGTCGGGATCGTCCCTGAGGTTATAGGGGCGGCCGAGACGCTCCTGAAGGATCCCTGTCTAGAAGACGCCAAGCGGCTGGGCCCCGTCTTCGAGAGGCACGACGTCGAATATGCATATCTCTTCGGCTCGACTGCTAAGAGAGGTTGCGGCCGGGATCTGGACATCGCCGTTAAGTTCCGGAGGCCTAAGTCCCTATGGCAGTTGGCAGAGCTTGCCAGAGACGTGGAGGACTTCTTGGGCCTGCCCGACGGCGCCGCAGATCTAGTGGACCTAGACGACGCGCCTCCTACGTTCGTCCTGTCCCTGTTGGAGCGCTACGAGGTGATCTACGGCGACGTGGAGGGCGCGACGGCGTATTTGGCCAGGAGGTACACAGAGGCCTTGGACCTACTGATCACCTACGGGAAGGCAGAACAGACCTCTGCGCGGTAA
- a CDS encoding MFS transporter: MAGGTWRLVALIAALTIAARSVNYMVQSTMPLLARELGFGPAAIGLLAAAMASGQLVGSSLLNVALGPEHRRLAFLGAAASMPLLLLSLSLSGADALWPLAFLSGLAFGVVMPNLINLASLRREDAERLLAVYSLSLSVSLVVGPAYESAVLAQYDYRDVFLFFLPLAVILAALSARTAVPGGGPGGGLGAAYKAALTSRGLAVAVSAITAYNVPFMALVNYLPIYAGEELGLVRSAAYSLFLPFFAASMATRLYMSIRPVRDVVRAFSASVALTLVGLALLAASRTYWLLALSVVLLGVPHGSVYTLSIISIARTTRLELRNSVNSLFSSYLVLLGAAAPPMLGLAAEAWGYGAMWLASLVPSAASAGAFLALSARSKELRGLT; the protein is encoded by the coding sequence ATGGCGGGCGGGACGTGGAGGCTTGTGGCCCTCATAGCGGCCTTGACTATAGCGGCCAGATCCGTCAACTATATGGTGCAGAGCACCATGCCGCTTCTGGCTAGGGAGCTCGGCTTCGGGCCTGCCGCGATAGGCCTCCTGGCGGCGGCCATGGCGTCGGGCCAGCTTGTCGGGAGCTCCCTTCTGAATGTCGCGTTGGGCCCAGAGCATAGGCGGCTGGCGTTTCTAGGGGCGGCCGCGTCGATGCCCCTCCTCCTTTTGTCCCTCAGCCTGTCCGGAGCGGACGCCCTCTGGCCTCTGGCGTTCCTCTCCGGCCTGGCCTTCGGCGTGGTAATGCCCAACTTGATCAATCTGGCCTCGCTTAGGCGCGAAGACGCGGAGAGGCTGTTGGCGGTGTACTCGCTCTCCCTAAGCGTGAGCCTAGTGGTCGGTCCCGCATACGAGTCCGCCGTCTTGGCCCAATACGACTATAGAGACGTCTTTCTGTTCTTCCTGCCCCTAGCGGTAATCCTCGCCGCACTTTCCGCCAGAACTGCGGTGCCGGGAGGCGGACCCGGCGGCGGCCTCGGCGCGGCCTATAAGGCCGCTTTGACCTCCCGCGGGCTCGCCGTCGCCGTCTCCGCGATCACAGCATACAACGTGCCCTTCATGGCGCTCGTCAACTACTTGCCCATATACGCCGGCGAGGAGCTCGGCTTGGTCAGATCGGCGGCCTACTCCCTATTCCTTCCGTTCTTTGCGGCTTCGATGGCCACCCGGCTCTATATGTCCATAAGGCCGGTCCGCGACGTGGTGAGGGCGTTCTCGGCGTCGGTCGCGCTGACCCTAGTGGGACTCGCCCTGCTCGCGGCCTCTAGGACCTACTGGCTATTGGCCCTTTCCGTCGTCCTGCTCGGCGTCCCCCACGGGAGCGTATATACCCTCTCCATCATATCGATAGCCAGGACCACACGGCTGGAGTTGAGGAACTCTGTCAACTCCCTATTTTCCTCGTATCTGGTCCTGTTGGGCGCTGCGGCGCCGCCGATGCTGGGCCTAGCGGCTGAGGCTTGGGGCTACGGCGCTATGTGGCTCGCCTCCCTCGTGCCCTCCGCCGCGTCAGCCGGGGCGTTCCTGGCCCTCTCCGCGAGGTCGAAGGAGTTGAGGGGACTTACTTAA
- a CDS encoding TrpB-like pyridoxal phosphate-dependent enzyme translates to MDRWYNISADLPIPLPPPKDPDDGDSRIALLTKILPSALIDQEFTAERWVPIPDEVREAYARMGRPTPYRRAEGFERKLGVKVHIYYKYEGALPVGSHKLNTALAQAYYAKLDGAEEVATETGAGQWGMAVSLAAALFGLKAVVFMTRSSYNSKKQRVTFMKAYGATVYPSPSEMTETGKKFYRPDHPGSLGIAISEAVEYTLRGEKRRYLPGSVLEFVLIHQSVIGLEAISQMPEEPDYAVACVGGGSNFGGFTYPMIGMKLRGEGFEKTKFLAAESAAAPKLTSGEYKYDFPDAVGVLPMIKMYTLGHDYVPPAVHAAGLRYHGAAPSLSVLKRLGLVEAVAYRQEEVFEAAVMFARSEGIIPAPESSHAIKAVADLAKKLPPGSVIAFNLSGHGLLDQDAYEKAHVA, encoded by the coding sequence GTGGATAGGTGGTACAACATAAGCGCCGACCTCCCAATACCGCTACCTCCCCCTAAAGATCCAGACGACGGCGACAGCAGGATCGCGTTGCTCACGAAAATATTGCCGTCGGCCTTGATAGACCAGGAGTTCACGGCCGAGCGCTGGGTCCCCATACCCGACGAGGTGAGGGAGGCCTATGCGAGGATGGGCAGGCCGACTCCCTATAGGAGAGCCGAGGGCTTCGAGAGGAAGCTCGGCGTGAAGGTCCATATATACTACAAATATGAGGGCGCCTTGCCTGTCGGCAGCCATAAGCTGAACACGGCGCTGGCCCAGGCCTACTACGCGAAGCTCGACGGCGCCGAGGAGGTGGCCACGGAGACGGGCGCGGGGCAGTGGGGCATGGCCGTATCCCTCGCGGCCGCGTTGTTTGGGCTGAAGGCCGTCGTGTTCATGACTAGATCTTCCTACAACAGCAAGAAACAGAGAGTAACCTTCATGAAGGCCTACGGCGCGACGGTCTACCCAAGCCCCAGCGAAATGACCGAGACGGGCAAGAAGTTCTACAGGCCGGACCACCCCGGCTCTTTAGGCATAGCGATCTCGGAGGCCGTGGAGTACACGTTGAGGGGCGAGAAGAGGCGCTACCTCCCAGGGAGCGTGTTGGAGTTCGTGTTGATACACCAGTCCGTAATAGGGCTGGAGGCTATATCCCAAATGCCCGAAGAGCCCGACTACGCCGTGGCTTGCGTCGGCGGGGGCTCCAACTTCGGCGGATTCACCTACCCCATGATAGGGATGAAGTTGAGAGGCGAGGGCTTCGAGAAGACTAAGTTCCTCGCCGCGGAGTCCGCGGCTGCGCCTAAGCTCACTAGCGGCGAGTATAAATACGACTTTCCCGACGCGGTTGGGGTCCTCCCCATGATAAAGATGTACACGTTGGGCCACGACTACGTGCCTCCGGCCGTCCACGCGGCCGGTCTGCGCTACCACGGGGCCGCGCCCAGCCTGTCCGTATTGAAACGCCTAGGTCTCGTGGAGGCCGTGGCGTATAGACAAGAGGAGGTATTCGAGGCCGCCGTGATGTTCGCGAGGTCTGAAGGCATAATACCCGCCCCCGAGAGCTCACACGCCATAAAGGCAGTGGCCGACTTGGCGAAAAAACTGCCGCCTGGCTCTGTCATCGCGTTTAACCTCTCGGGGCACGGGCTCTTGGACCAAGACGCCTACGAGAAGGCCCATGTCGCTTAA
- a CDS encoding YkgJ family cysteine cluster protein: MRQFQCAPNCALCCRASPVTVLPHEVYVLESLARELGVEVKFAPAYTLFDSVSGVRIALSYLMLLDEEGKCPFLRGTRCLVHDLYKPLTCRSFPYLPKVVKYELDPLAREVRIEINFVMSTLCPVVKNDLRPSDVLKMGNIKIAVQYAPKEVQVARETVEKRLIYAKILSDLWQKGYVELEDGSNHVFYPVVNGFAFIRRFRPELTVKDLL; this comes from the coding sequence GTGAGGCAGTTTCAATGCGCGCCGAACTGCGCGCTCTGCTGTAGGGCCAGCCCCGTGACGGTACTGCCACACGAGGTCTACGTACTGGAGTCCTTAGCGAGAGAACTCGGCGTTGAGGTCAAGTTCGCGCCGGCCTATACGCTTTTCGATTCGGTAAGCGGCGTGAGGATAGCCCTAAGCTATTTAATGCTCCTAGACGAGGAGGGCAAATGCCCCTTCCTCAGGGGCACTAGGTGTCTAGTACACGACCTCTACAAGCCCCTCACCTGTAGGTCCTTCCCCTATCTGCCCAAAGTGGTCAAATACGAGCTGGACCCCCTGGCGAGGGAGGTCAGGATAGAGATAAACTTCGTTATGTCCACCTTATGTCCCGTCGTCAAGAACGACCTGAGGCCGAGCGACGTCCTCAAGATGGGTAATATAAAAATCGCAGTCCAATACGCGCCGAAGGAGGTCCAAGTGGCTAGGGAGACCGTCGAGAAGAGGCTGATCTATGCCAAAATCTTAAGCGACCTCTGGCAGAAGGGCTACGTGGAGCTGGAGGACGGCAGCAACCACGTCTTCTACCCGGTTGTCAACGGCTTCGCCTTTATTAGGCGCTTCAGGCCCGAACTGACCGTGAAGGACCTCCTATGA
- the trpD gene encoding anthranilate phosphoribosyltransferase codes for MSLKKLGEGLPLSLEESYRLALSMLRGELGEVEIAAALTAMRVRGEVPEEVAGFVKAARETCVKVEVDVPAIDTAGTGGDGQKTINLSTAAALVASAVGAYVLKHGNRSVTSPTGSADFLEAIGYNINLKPEEAVAAIKRSRFAFLFAPAYHPTFARVAPVRKRLPFRTIFNVVGPLANPGGVKRQVMGVAERRLMSVVANAASILGLEHVLVVHGEPGVDEASIEGPTIVMEVRNGRVDEYVVEPEDFGATRGKIPRAETREESVAKTLNGLRGIDKEAERAIAVNAALALYVAGVTKDLRDGYELAVKAIESGEVARHIDLVVKASRP; via the coding sequence ATGTCGCTTAAGAAGCTAGGCGAGGGCCTGCCCCTGAGCCTAGAGGAGAGCTACCGCCTGGCGCTCTCCATGTTGAGGGGCGAGCTGGGCGAGGTGGAGATAGCCGCCGCGCTCACGGCCATGAGGGTGAGGGGAGAAGTCCCGGAGGAGGTCGCGGGGTTCGTCAAGGCGGCCCGCGAGACTTGTGTCAAGGTCGAGGTGGACGTGCCCGCCATAGACACAGCCGGCACGGGCGGCGACGGGCAGAAGACAATAAACCTGTCCACCGCCGCGGCGTTGGTGGCGTCCGCCGTCGGCGCCTACGTCTTGAAGCACGGCAATAGGTCCGTCACGAGCCCTACAGGCAGTGCGGACTTCCTGGAGGCCATAGGCTACAACATAAACTTGAAGCCGGAGGAGGCCGTCGCGGCGATAAAAAGGAGCCGCTTTGCCTTCCTCTTCGCGCCGGCCTACCACCCCACATTCGCCAGAGTCGCGCCAGTCCGCAAGAGGCTACCCTTTAGGACTATCTTCAACGTGGTGGGGCCCTTGGCGAATCCTGGAGGGGTCAAAAGGCAGGTGATGGGCGTAGCCGAAAGGAGGCTGATGTCCGTTGTGGCGAACGCGGCGTCTATACTCGGCCTAGAGCACGTCTTGGTGGTACACGGCGAGCCCGGCGTGGATGAGGCGTCCATAGAGGGGCCTACCATAGTGATGGAAGTCAGAAACGGCAGGGTCGATGAGTATGTCGTAGAGCCGGAGGACTTCGGCGCTACTAGAGGCAAAATACCCAGGGCGGAAACTAGAGAGGAGTCGGTCGCGAAGACGCTAAACGGGCTGAGGGGGATCGACAAGGAGGCAGAACGCGCTATTGCCGTCAACGCGGCCTTGGCCCTCTACGTGGCGGGCGTGACCAAAGATTTGAGGGACGGTTACGAGCTGGCGGTCAAGGCCATAGAGTCGGGCGAAGTGGCGAGACATATAGACCTTGTGGTCAAAGCCAGCAGGCCGTGA
- a CDS encoding glycogen/starch synthase yields the protein MRAPESIWKVYLLTFEYAGVVKVGGLGEAVRQYAVALARRGHDVTVLMPSHGRHLDPNRGFALTPLDLRACGERRGLDGRTYSYCLGAEVAVMDGVKVVLFKGLDTPTGLVFDRWYPYEYVEEKAALFARAVVAYAERYGLPDLIHANDWHSGLAGVALRDYAERRGLALPLVYTIHLSSGYAFPWHYASAEWAGLEDRPHLVWRVCCHRWERYSDVWNSLNGSAEGFAVVESDVVSSVSWGYLGEALSKYGEWLKGKSCVLYNSTDWKIEEAEAYFRKLSPDGSPWAVARRIEELGGEGRLDENGALFLAVGRATSQKGLDLAVRALDNAPSARLMVLAVPVGDYGYEEYLRQLVRERPGKAFLSFAKIPKEAYMAINYAAVALVMPSRWEPFGISAIEAMAVGTPVIATWVGGLPEVVADFRRGEGTGLLVPPEDPAALGSAMESLANWLWRFDPGRVPDPQIRELAVRKGAGYVKELRRYISSYVDRKFREKNLYDQLKYCYEKARQMAYFKAVTA from the coding sequence ATGAGGGCGCCCGAGTCCATCTGGAAGGTCTACCTGCTCACTTTTGAATATGCCGGGGTCGTCAAGGTAGGCGGCTTGGGCGAGGCAGTTAGGCAGTACGCCGTCGCGCTGGCCAGACGGGGACACGACGTGACGGTCCTCATGCCCTCACACGGCAGGCATTTAGATCCCAATAGGGGCTTCGCCCTGACCCCTCTGGACCTAAGGGCGTGTGGGGAACGTAGGGGGCTGGACGGGAGGACCTACTCCTACTGCCTCGGCGCCGAGGTCGCCGTGATGGACGGAGTTAAGGTGGTCCTCTTCAAGGGCCTCGACACGCCGACGGGGCTAGTCTTCGATAGGTGGTACCCCTACGAGTACGTAGAGGAGAAGGCGGCCCTCTTCGCTAGAGCCGTGGTTGCCTACGCCGAGAGGTACGGACTGCCCGATTTGATACACGCCAACGATTGGCATTCCGGTCTGGCGGGCGTCGCTCTGAGAGACTACGCTGAGCGTAGAGGCCTAGCCTTGCCTCTAGTCTACACGATACACCTCTCGTCCGGATACGCCTTCCCTTGGCACTACGCCTCGGCCGAATGGGCGGGGCTTGAGGACAGGCCTCATTTGGTCTGGAGGGTATGTTGCCACAGATGGGAGCGGTACTCGGACGTCTGGAACTCGCTTAACGGCTCCGCCGAGGGCTTCGCCGTGGTTGAAAGCGACGTCGTCTCGAGCGTCAGCTGGGGCTATTTGGGCGAGGCGCTCTCGAAATACGGCGAATGGCTGAAGGGCAAGAGCTGCGTGCTTTACAACTCCACCGACTGGAAGATAGAGGAGGCGGAGGCCTATTTCCGTAAGCTCTCGCCCGACGGATCACCTTGGGCCGTGGCGAGGAGGATAGAGGAGCTCGGCGGGGAGGGACGGCTGGACGAAAACGGCGCCCTCTTCCTCGCGGTGGGGAGGGCCACCAGCCAGAAGGGCCTCGATCTCGCCGTAAGGGCGCTGGACAACGCCCCGTCGGCCCGCCTCATGGTCCTCGCAGTGCCCGTCGGCGACTACGGATACGAGGAGTACTTAAGGCAACTGGTCCGCGAGAGGCCGGGGAAGGCATTCCTCTCTTTCGCCAAAATCCCAAAGGAGGCCTACATGGCAATAAACTACGCCGCCGTGGCCCTGGTCATGCCGTCCCGTTGGGAGCCCTTCGGCATTAGCGCCATAGAGGCCATGGCCGTGGGCACTCCCGTCATAGCCACTTGGGTGGGAGGACTGCCGGAGGTCGTGGCGGACTTCAGACGCGGCGAGGGGACTGGCCTTCTGGTGCCTCCCGAGGACCCTGCGGCGTTGGGCTCCGCCATGGAGTCTCTGGCCAATTGGCTCTGGCGTTTCGACCCCGGAAGGGTGCCGGATCCCCAAATTAGAGAGCTGGCCGTACGTAAAGGTGCCGGCTATGTAAAGGAGCTGAGGCGCTATATATCTAGCTACGTGGATCGAAAGTTCAGAGAGAAAAATCTCTACGATCAACTAAAATATTGTTACGAAAAGGCTAGACAAATGGCTTATTTCAAGGCCGTAACCGCCTAA
- a CDS encoding DMT family transporter, with the protein MAARSLATYLYLFLLAIIWGSAYPLTKYLIGYFSPALIAFFRAALGFLVLSLFARPAPLDGKTALIGVLNMGATVLLINLSLLLSKSPGLVSVLMYTQPIFTLAISATMLRMRIGGGEALGMAIGVFGVVFSAVGGGLSPADLLPVLGGFLWALGTVLYRKWLVDRPVVSVTTTMNGATAAFLLPAALISHRAVLALRPLLLLIALAVLAQGLAWLLWFKSVSLVGPVRAGEFSLLVPVFSYLFSYLFLGVIPSAYQIAGSALILTGILLVYAFGARQG; encoded by the coding sequence GTGGCGGCGAGATCTCTGGCCACCTACCTATATCTGTTCCTACTCGCGATAATCTGGGGCTCCGCCTACCCCCTAACGAAGTACCTCATAGGCTACTTTTCGCCGGCCCTCATCGCCTTCTTTAGGGCGGCCTTGGGCTTTCTAGTATTGTCCCTATTCGCCAGGCCCGCCCCATTGGACGGAAAGACCGCGTTGATAGGAGTGCTCAACATGGGCGCAACAGTACTCTTGATAAATCTATCTCTATTGTTATCAAAAAGTCCAGGCTTAGTGTCCGTCTTGATGTATACCCAGCCTATCTTCACGCTAGCCATATCGGCTACTATGTTAAGGATGCGTATTGGTGGTGGCGAGGCCCTCGGGATGGCCATAGGCGTATTCGGCGTTGTGTTTTCAGCTGTCGGAGGGGGCTTGAGCCCGGCTGATCTGTTGCCGGTATTAGGCGGGTTCCTCTGGGCGCTGGGCACAGTCCTATATAGGAAGTGGCTCGTGGACAGGCCCGTCGTCTCGGTCACAACCACCATGAACGGAGCCACGGCGGCGTTCCTACTGCCCGCCGCACTTATATCCCATAGGGCCGTCTTAGCGCTACGGCCCCTTTTATTGTTGATAGCGCTTGCCGTATTGGCCCAAGGCCTTGCGTGGCTTTTGTGGTTTAAATCTGTCAGCCTCGTGGGGCCCGTGAGGGCTGGCGAGTTCTCCCTATTGGTTCCCGTCTTTTCCTATCTCTTCTCCTATTTATTCCTAGGCGTGATACCGTCCGCCTACCAAATCGCTGGGTCCGCACTCATACTGACGGGCATTCTGCTTGTTTACGCATTCGGCGCGCGGCAAGGGTGA